The Ferrimicrobium sp. nucleotide sequence TTACCACTGGAGCAACTCGGAGCGGGTGCTGAGCAAACTCCGCGGACTGGTCATCGCGGTGATGCTGACGTTGGCGATCTTCTACCTTCTGGGGCTCGTCACTCACTTAGGGATGGGCTGGATTCCTGCCCTATCCACACCGGGTTCGGTACTCTCGTTCGAGGACCCGATCATTCTTGTGGGTTACGCATTAGGTTGGGTGTTGGCCCACCTCGGCCTACCCTTCGGACCGCATTTCGTGGTTGGTGTCTTCCGCGCCATCGGTGATGTGCTGATTCTGCTCATCGGTGGGATCACCATCCTTGGGAGCCGTCGCTCGAATATCGTACGGCTGACCGGTGTTGTACTTGTGGTGACTGTTGTACTTGGACCGGTTATCTGGCCATGGTATCTGGGTTGGGGAATAGTGTTGTTGGCACTCGGAGCTGGCGATTTGACCGTCGATTTCCTGGTGCTCCTTACCCTGTCTGCGATGCCTATTGATTTCCTGGGGGCACCAACTGCCTTTGCATGGATCGGTTACGCGGGTCTCGTCACGGTCCTCTATCGCCGGCGGGCAAGTCTCTTCCGCGAGGCCAGCGAGGTCTATGATGGGTTTCGGACGGCCCTTGGAGAGGCTGTCCCTGCCCGTTACCAGCGCTGGCTGCCGCAATTCGTTCGCATTGCTGCTGATTCGTGATCCTTTTTCAGGAGATGACGCTGGCGAAGGTCGGTGCTCCACGACGACGATGAGCTGGTTATCTCATGAGTAAGCAGACCGAGGAACGTATTGAAGAAGCTGTTGCTACGCTGTCGGCCCAACATGCCTTGATGGCCCAGTTCGCGAGACTCTACGGTACCCCGCGCCTCTACAGGGATTCATTCGATCCGGGTCGAAGGGATGAGCAGGGCCGAAGGAATGAGCAGGGTCAAAGCGGCCCACGCGATACGAGCGATGCGTTTGGCTTTTTGGTGGAGACCCTGGTGTATCAGCAGCTGTCTGGGTCGTCGGCGCGAGCGATCCTTGATCGCTTGATCTTAGCTACCGGACTAGAGATCGACGTGATTCGTGGACTTGGTGGTGACGAACTGCGTCGTATCGGGCTCTCGGGTCCGAAGATTAAGACATTGGAACGACTCTGTGCCAGCGTCACTCGTGAGGAGCTGGCGCAACTCGCATGTTGCGATGATGAGACGGTCCGAA carries:
- a CDS encoding DNA-3-methyladenine glycosylase translates to MSKQTEERIEEAVATLSAQHALMAQFARLYGTPRLYRDSFDPGRRDEQGRRNEQGQSGPRDTSDAFGFLVETLVYQQLSGSSARAILDRLILATGLEIDVIRGLGGDELRRIGLSGPKIKTLERLCASVTREELAQLACCDDETVRRYIVGLYGFGEWSADMYLMFHLQRLDVWPVGDLAMRRSVERHLADSRSMTVSELVAQGERFRPFRSLAAWYFWADDHAQGR